From a single Nicotiana tomentosiformis chromosome 2, ASM39032v3, whole genome shotgun sequence genomic region:
- the LOC104116252 gene encoding uncharacterized protein isoform X2 — translation MASRTKYCTSRIKSFVIPLANYSIEADYYFPVSFFELLGMLGNLKGITSTYVASQCVLKLYQDGQVETINKSEPQQLAQYAAHFIANTDETQPCNFATFVPIGEDAPLQRAEWIKYLGVFANLENRANQVYDAIKENYLCLSKAATSKTSVKPTVSWMDHKDGVWSFTREPYKLKFVEDAGGVNVDDSINKVTYNMSIPDDLEEFHAILCTVDVVIDETYTSDPAVYSASTFLGNINLEDQSCFAFLSNQSLWRYDKRVQNSTVLDWYDGAVSQPQLVLADIIEALYPTGNYNTTYFRNIAKGEGIISIGPEMCERDSSIAMEPTVVACQ, via the exons ATGGCCAGCAGAACAAAATATTGCACCTCAAGAATAAAGTCTTTCGTTATCCCTCTAGCAAACTACTCGATCGAGGCTGATTACTATTTTCCAG TTTCATTTTTCGAG CTTCTAGGCATGTTGGGAAACTTGAAAGGCATAACATCAACATATGTGGCCTCTCAATGCGTACTGAAACTATACCAGGACGGACAAGTTGAGACCATTAATAAGAGTGAACCTCAACAACTTGCACAATATGCAGCTCACTTCATTGCCAACACTGATGAAACTCAACCCTGCAACTTCGCCACATTTGTACCTATTGGTGAAGATGCACCTCTCCAG CGTGCAGAGTGGATAAAATACTTGGGAGTTTTTGCGAATTTGGAAAACAGGGCAAACCAAGTCTATGATGCA ATTAAGGAGAACTATTTGTGCTTGAGCAAAGCTGCAACTAGTAAGACTTCAGTTAAACCAACTGTATCTTGGATGGATCATAAAGAT GGAGTGTGGTCATTTACAAGAGAGCCATACAAATTAAAG TTTGTGGAGGATGCTGGTGGAGTCAATGTCGATGATTCCATCAACAAAGTCACATACAATATGTCCATTCCTGATGATTTAGAAGAGTTTCATGCCATTTTGTGT ACTGTGGATGTAGTGATTGATGAAACATATACCTCAGATCCAGCGGTCTATAGTGCTTCCACATTTCTTGGAAACATCAATTTGGAAGATCAATCTTGCTTTGCTTTTCTCTCAAATCAAAGCTTGTGGAGATATGATAAAAGGGTGCAAAACTCTACAGTCCTAG ACTGGTATGATGGAGCTGTCTCTCAACCCCAACTGGTCTTAGCAGATATTATTGAAGCTTTATATCCTACAGGAAACTATAACACGACATATTTCAGAAATATTGCAAAG
- the LOC104116252 gene encoding uncharacterized protein isoform X1, whose protein sequence is MYLLSHISSSSLYLQIFLVLLWCIHTLEFLELASAATPKVKVGNISKVEDAAYFRIYYGQTFKVIKNTLDGKSYLLIQNNTRMASRTKYCTSRIKSFVIPLANYSIEADYYFPVSFFELLGMLGNLKGITSTYVASQCVLKLYQDGQVETINKSEPQQLAQYAAHFIANTDETQPCNFATFVPIGEDAPLQRAEWIKYLGVFANLENRANQVYDAIKENYLCLSKAATSKTSVKPTVSWMDHKDGVWSFTREPYKLKFVEDAGGVNVDDSINKVTYNMSIPDDLEEFHAILCTVDVVIDETYTSDPAVYSASTFLGNINLEDQSCFAFLSNQSLWRYDKRVQNSTVLDWYDGAVSQPQLVLADIIEALYPTGNYNTTYFRNIAKGEGIISIGPEMCERDSSIAMEPTVVACQ, encoded by the exons ATGTATTTACTCTCACATATTTCTTCTTCCAGTTTGTATCTGCAAATATTCTTGGTTTTGTTGTGGTGTATCCACACTTTAGAGTTTCTTGAATTGGCAAGTGCAGCTACTCCAAAAGTGAAAGTTGGGAATATATCAAAAGTGGAAGATGCTGCATATTTTAGGATATACTATGGACAGACCTTCAAGGTCATCAAGAACACTCTTGATGGCAAGAGTTATCTTCTTATCCAG AACAACACGAGAATGGCCAGCAGAACAAAATATTGCACCTCAAGAATAAAGTCTTTCGTTATCCCTCTAGCAAACTACTCGATCGAGGCTGATTACTATTTTCCAG TTTCATTTTTCGAG CTTCTAGGCATGTTGGGAAACTTGAAAGGCATAACATCAACATATGTGGCCTCTCAATGCGTACTGAAACTATACCAGGACGGACAAGTTGAGACCATTAATAAGAGTGAACCTCAACAACTTGCACAATATGCAGCTCACTTCATTGCCAACACTGATGAAACTCAACCCTGCAACTTCGCCACATTTGTACCTATTGGTGAAGATGCACCTCTCCAG CGTGCAGAGTGGATAAAATACTTGGGAGTTTTTGCGAATTTGGAAAACAGGGCAAACCAAGTCTATGATGCA ATTAAGGAGAACTATTTGTGCTTGAGCAAAGCTGCAACTAGTAAGACTTCAGTTAAACCAACTGTATCTTGGATGGATCATAAAGAT GGAGTGTGGTCATTTACAAGAGAGCCATACAAATTAAAG TTTGTGGAGGATGCTGGTGGAGTCAATGTCGATGATTCCATCAACAAAGTCACATACAATATGTCCATTCCTGATGATTTAGAAGAGTTTCATGCCATTTTGTGT ACTGTGGATGTAGTGATTGATGAAACATATACCTCAGATCCAGCGGTCTATAGTGCTTCCACATTTCTTGGAAACATCAATTTGGAAGATCAATCTTGCTTTGCTTTTCTCTCAAATCAAAGCTTGTGGAGATATGATAAAAGGGTGCAAAACTCTACAGTCCTAG ACTGGTATGATGGAGCTGTCTCTCAACCCCAACTGGTCTTAGCAGATATTATTGAAGCTTTATATCCTACAGGAAACTATAACACGACATATTTCAGAAATATTGCAAAG
- the LOC104116251 gene encoding NAC domain-containing protein 86-like, giving the protein MAPVSLPPGFRFHPTDEELVAYYLKRKINGKKIELEIIPEVDLYKCEPWDLPGKSLLPSKDLEWYFFSPRDRKYPNGSRTNRATKAGYWKATGKDRKVNSEMRSVGMKKTLVYYRGRAPHGARTDWVMHEYRLDEGECEVSNGLQDGYALCRVIKRSLNGPKKGDDVNYGSDRSSEGRCDHHHMEMPSSFATPTPSDDNWNMQYLSNQPFAFNNTTHPIPNYGTLPYPPSKVNIALECARLQHRFALPPLEIQDFPQVGYVDTKMPQSSFIQSTNQTDIVEEILSVAQASQNLINQDLSWGGNSCAPVDNFSFLPPNNNQIHDLDSFHFIEQLKEDQNVRSIGIGDFGEDFKSDRMVENLRWIGMSDRDLEKTFLEDYKTVPIENVSAIQREENQFQGEYSGHHNNLSGFNETETNNFSIGFGNDKLLDDGNMTDGLSNSPSFEVYEKIEVNHGFFIATRQTAKTFYHQLTPSTTLRIHRNLVTVHDLPLYIGKFSDSIAIPKERNFYDNFVKKVTRPWTTTMRTLVSMVAFLHTFFWICFGECLDEKGSQLEDKRGVSVNEECLMEREEKKKAQDYKWDYCYKQNKFPIVDKEEEKYCNVAVEKKWPYLTLVVALSTIWLHHIVPSF; this is encoded by the exons ATGGCACCTGTTTCATTGCCACCTGGTTTTAGGTTTCATCCTACTGATGAAGAACTTGTGGCttattatttgaaaagaaagattaATGGCAAGAAAATTGAACTTGAGATCATTCCTGAAGTTGATCTTTACAAATGTGAGCCGTGGGATCTACCAG GAAAATCCCTATTGCCTAGCAAAGATCTTGAATGGTATTTCTTCAGTCCTCGAGACCGTAAATATCCAAATGGATCGAGGACTAACCGGGCAACGAAAGCTGGATATTGGAAAGCCACAGGAAAGGACAGGAAAGTAAATTCAGAGATGAGGTCTGTTGGGATGAAGAAAACATTGGTTTATTACAGAGGTAGAGCCCCACATGGAGCTCGAACTGATTGGGTTATGCATGAATATCGATTAGACGAAGGTGAATGTGAAGTGTCCAATGGCTTACAAGATGGTTATGCACTTTGTCGTGTGATCAAGAGGAGTTTAAATGGTCCAAAAAAAGGAGACGACGTCAATTATGGGAGTGATAGATCCTCTGAGGGAAGATGTGATCATCATCATATGGAAATGCCATCATCATTTGCTACTCCTACCCCTAGTGATGATAACTGGAATATGCAATATTTATCAAATCAACCTTTTGCTTTCAACAACACTACTCACCCCATTCCAAATTATGGAACTTTGCCATATCCCCCATCTAAG GTTAATATAGCATTAGAGTGTGCAAGGTTGCAGCATAGGTTCGCATTACCTCCATTGGAGATTCAAGACTTCCCTCAAGTTGGCTATGTTGATACCAAGATGCCTCAATCAAGTTTTATTCAATCTACAAATCAAACGGATATTGTAGAAGAAATCCTTTCAGTTGCCCAAGCTTCACAAAATCTAATCAATCAAGACTTATCATGGGGTGGAAATTCATGTGCTCCTGTTGATAACTTCTCTTTTCTTCCTCCTAATAATAACCAAATCCATGACTTGGATTCATTCCATTTCATAGAACAGCTTAAGGAAGATCAGAATGTTAGGTCCATCGGTATCGGAGATTTTGGTGAGGACTTCAAATCTGATAGAATGGTGGAAAATTTGAGATGGATAGGAATGTCAGACAGGGATCTTGAGAAG ACATTTCTTGAGGATTACAAGACTGTTCCAATAGAAAATGTTTCAGCTATCCAAAGAGAAGAGAATCAGTTTCAAG GTGAATACAGTGGCCACCACAACAACTTAAGTGGATTCAATGAAACAGAAACAAACAATTTCTCAATAGGATTTGGCAATGACAAGTTGTTGGATGATGGAAACATGACTGATGGTTTATCAAATTCCCCAAGCTTTGAAGTGTATGAGAAGATTGAAGTCAATCATGGGTTTTTTATAGCGACAAGGCAAACAGCCAAGACATTCTATCATCAACTGACACCTTCTACGACTCTTAGGATTCATCGCAACCTAGTCACAGTCCATGATCTTCCTCTATATATAGGAAAGTTTTCAGATTCAATAGCAATACCTAAAGAGAGAAACTTTTATGATAATTTTGTTAAGAAAGTCACAAGACCGTGGACAACAACTATGAGAACTTTGGTGAGTATGGTTGCATTTTTACATACTTTTTTTTGGATATGTTTTGGGGAATGCTTGGACGAAAAAGGTTCTCAATTAGAAGACAAGAGGGGTGTCAGTGTCAATGAAGAATGCTTAATGGAGAGGGAGGAGAAAAAGAAAGCTCAAGATTATAAATGGGATTATTGTTATAAACAAAACAAATTCCCAATTGTTGataaagaagaagagaaatattGCAATGTTGCTGTGGAAAAGAAATGGCCTTATCTCACCCTTGTTGTAGCTCTTTCTACCATTTGGTTGCACCATATTGTCCcttctttttga